The Leguminivora glycinivorella isolate SPB_JAAS2020 chromosome 25, LegGlyc_1.1, whole genome shotgun sequence nucleotide sequence AGATGATTCTGTAAATCGGCTTGGTTTAtgcattttctcaaacatatttGACAGCAAACGACACTTTGAATCAAGTGACGTTGGAAATGAAACCAGACGTTATTGAGTTGGATTTTTTTGTTGCACTTGGGGCATATTCCGACACGTTTGGACCTCTTTCTGGGGTCATGTATGTACATTATATGGATCTCGAGCATCTTTTTGTTGAAGTACATTAGGTTGCAGTCATCGCAAATGAAGATTTCACGGTGAACATGCTCAGCATCTTCCGAGCTCAAAAGATGAACAGATTTAGTGTGTTTTAATAGTTCCTCCATGTCTTTGTGTTTGGTGACGCATATCTggaaaaatatcaaaaccataTAAATAAATCAGCATTAAGACAATTTTAATACGCTGGCTTATGTCCATACCTTTGGACTGAATGGTGATGATAGTTGATAAAAATAACAGAGTGGTCAAAACATGGAACAAATTACCAGAGGATGTGATCTCAGCACTGAATGTTAACCAGTTTAAGAACCGACTAGATAACTACTTAACAAATTTAAAGAACACATCTTAAGAAAGAATTGTTGGATACAGGCAACTATCAGTTGTtataactgcctgcctgattaataaataattggtcccgagatatgtaaAGAACTAACATAATAATAAAAGGACTATCTTCATACCAAATCTGATCATAACCTGTTCGGTTTGAAGAAGTAACAGATACTTCAACAAAATTTGAACATTTATGAATTGGTATTCACGGTAGTGGAAATTAAAGAAACGGAAACAACGAGACAAAGAGAGCACATAAAATTCACTGATGGCTCAAATGCACACAGATTGTAGCTCACAGCTATCGATGTTGTTGCTTCTTTGTAGTGCTGTCCCAGCGAAATTTCATAGTGATATGTATATTTACCTTGCAGCTTGTATTCTCTAATAGTATTTTGGCCACTTCCTCGCGATGTTTGGCTTTCCTATGAACATGCAACTCGGTTTCACTGTCGTATTCGTCCGTGCACATTTCGCACGAATACATCTGCTCCTGTTCTTTGACGGCCTCGTCAGAAATTTCTTTTATGATTCGAACTTCTCGATTTGTGTAAAATAACGACATGGCTTATATCTAAAAAGCTTACTgagaattaaaataaattgatgCGAAACGAGACCGCACAAAAAGAgactgatttgtttttttttttactaaatgtcaGTTTAGTGTTGCTATACTAAAATGATATATGAatttgataaataaaaaaacgctCGTATGTTGTGTAActattatggccgctgtacacatatggccaacggttccaccaagcctttgtgaaaccccttggccaagataagagccgctgtttacacattggcgaaccaatcacttggcattggctcttcatgaaagatggacgtggaatggaaaagtctaggaaattctaggtcatagacgttgtcagaaaaatttgattaaaaaataataaccccgtagtaaaattaaattatttgaaatattaacaatttttttaatattctgacaaaaacatttatcttttttaggaaatacattatgggcatttctcaggaggcgcgtttttacgtgtccgaggcaaaaaacgtcagaacggactgttctaaaaatctgaattaaatcaggcataatctttagcccctgttctatttggtacaccttaacattatttatttattatttgtatgatatgagtaataaaatattaaatgcgaaaaatgaccgtcggtgggcgtgtcccgcactcagaatttgcaaaacaaaaaatcataactcaaaatggagttgttgatcgcagttgttatagatattcacgtataaggtattagttaacctatcatattttctgtatgaaaataatatgttagctaaactcatcgagtaaagacaaatttaccatgtgtcccgggctagtgactgatttcggtgtaattttataaacatgacattactcttacaaattagtagatcagggacgtagtagcataaatatagttagttttaactattttttaaccattcagtgtagaggagatgcagtaccgttttataaaggggactttttgaaggtttctcagtcgttcgcagggtttggtcccatgttttttaagattcggtggagcaatttactcccacagtttaggtccatttgtcattatgtaaggtactaacaaatccttgaaagtatgttattacgtcattataacatctcctctgtatcatgcatgctatttcagttatctccaaaaaagctataaaatttgatatcagtggagttgatttccgtggtttcggtggattttttgaccaccgatatcaaaaaaagtgaccaccgacttcgattgccacgttgtaaactgattaaatgtccattattttctaatatttaatacttaaatagtaggatataccttgtaaaaacataaaactatgtttctaagcaaattaagccactctatgggtacaaaattctctactcgataatgactagcatattaccatgctaaatttagtaaaattgtgcgattatgagcctttttacatgacctgtcatcgaattaaaatgaaaaatatcattaaattgaataatatgttatatattaagttgaaatgtggaataatgtgtaaaaaattgaattcggtggggcaaattgattacagtgcccatacataatttcggtgattttaaaatgtcagatttcttacaaactataaggttctaatggaggcctccaccaccaatattttttatattaaggctagattttagtaaattgactgacatatctataaagtagtaaataaaaatcagcaccgaaatcaggcaccgaacgtcatccctgagaaccgccctcaaacatttgcaaggttattttatttcctaaaatctacactattattggcatagataaacttattattttcgtaaatatttcactactgtcctctctgacggctgacgaccaactgaatgaagcgccaacgtgtaaacgcagttggccattggcgccaagatcctttgatgtgtggacaaaaaaccgacaccaatcggttggccgtcaagcgcaagcgccaactgccaacttacggccaagtagccctctacacgcttggccaagggggttggtggaaccgttggccatatgtgtacagcggccattatgaaatattttacaataaatccTTATTTAATACTACACATTAGCAGTTAAAGCAAATTCAAATGCATTTTACCATCATTTTACGAATTCTGCAGCACTTAGCTATTTCTTTGCACTGGGTTATCCACATTGTGTGAAAATGCATGGCAAGCAAGCATGTAACGAAAATGTATACAAAAAATACATCTGCCAACTATCAAATTCAATTCATTATCATTCAATATTTCATTCAAATCAAAATCAATCagtcaaaacaaaaacaaatgtttaGCCTTTGCTTGTTGCTTTGCGAgcgatttatttaattaataattatgtaaaactaCACTATGCCACGTCTTGTCAGCTACGTAAGCTAAATTAATCCAAATCTTTGTAATCTGGTGAGTATGAATACCTTTTTCATGTGCATCGATgcaatttttaaaaatgccaTCTCGGTGATCTAAGTACCTAAATTCCTAGGTTTAATCGGTGCAAGTAACCTGCTATTTGTGATATTTTCATACTACCCTGCAGGCTCCTTGCAAATTATTCTGAAATTGAAGTACCTATCTAATGACAGTCGATTCAAACCTATAAAATTGTCTCTTGAGAATATGTATTCAGGATTGATTAGGCTGCTTACAAAAAAAACCCGGTTTGACAAGTTCATGCAGAAATTACGAAATTAGGATCATGAAAATTTAACCGAAAAAAACAATCGTCTATTCTCTCAGCAATTCATGAGTGGCTTTGACATAAAGGATGAAAAATATGGCAAAACAttcattacaaacagaatagtgCAAGCTTGGAACAAATTACCCTCTGAACTCTACCAgtgttaatcaatttaaaaatagactagacaaacTATCTAAGAAGTGAAATCATGTTCAAAGTGAACTATGATTTAGACGTACCAGTATCAGCTGCCTGTCTAAgacgaaataataataaataaataaataaaacatgctAGATTAAAGTACTGGGCTACGAAAACTAATCCTTACGAAAACTAGTAAAGATTAGTTTTCGTAGCCCAGAAGTTTCGTAAGTGTTAATCTAAAATAATTCTATGAAATTATGACATGGTGGTATAGATAACCCATCCACAGTCTTTGCTGGCATAATTGTTGCAGAGTTATTTTGGTCTAATCATAAAATTCTCTTCAAGCAAATCTGATTACCAATTTATTAGTATTAGATTTTatgttatactagcttttacccgcggcttcgctcgctttagaaagagataaaaagtagcctatgtcactctccacctttaactatctccacttaaaaaatcacgtcgattcgtcgctccgttttgtcgtgaaagacggacaaacaaaaagacacacacactttcccatttataatattagtatggataatactTCATTGTTGGCTATGAAAAATTGGCCTTACTGTAGACATTACATTATTTCTCATACCTACATTAAAGCCTacccagaaatatatgactgttGTCAAGTGGGtgctgtttttattttattttattttattataaacgaCACACCAACAGTACATAAACAATgcaaagaatataataatgtgacaATAGAGGACACCCATAATATTTATGCACCAATAACAGGCGTGCAGCAACATTCAAACAG carries:
- the LOC125239281 gene encoding zinc finger Y-chromosomal protein 1-like yields the protein MSLFYTNREVRIIKEISDEAVKEQEQMYSCEMCTDEYDSETELHVHRKAKHREEVAKILLENTSCKICVTKHKDMEELLKHTKSVHLLSSEDAEHVHREIFICDDCNLMYFNKKMLEIHIMYIHDPRKRSKRVGICPKCNKKIQLNNVWFHFQRHLIQSVVCCQICLRKCINQADLQNHLKTHLNYYHCTMCGYESKLKDNFTAHMQAHNSNLHESGNIAIDADMLLRCFVPKQNAKKSTSIGSRGLCLYELFVCILCRGLVTEEEKAAHIAKYHLVDIVSTKKQYTCTCGEQFFNNVLLKHHVFKLKGEHKACNS